The following nucleotide sequence is from Labeo rohita strain BAU-BD-2019 chromosome 3, IGBB_LRoh.1.0, whole genome shotgun sequence.
aagtatatttatttttttttttttattgccaaGGTACAATGCATAACAGTAcaaaaatgtaagcattttacatgtatataataaaataaataatacaaaacacaaacctttaacaaaattaattaaaagattaaataaattaacaattttattagCCTTAAgatttttgaatgatgaaatagTTTGGATTTACTGTTgaacctctttttttttaaatggtaaataatGGATTTTATTGAGTGAATTTGCAGTGGTGAATATGAAATTTTGCAAGAAGTAATAGTAGGTTAATGATAAAATATTCGTTAATTGTATCTTTTTGTATATTAAAGAAGCCAAACAGTACAACCTTAAAAAGCCAAGAGAACCCCTGGAGCACATTGCGACTGATAATATTAGAGAATTCAATTCAAAATCGCTGTGTGTGCGGACAATCCCAGAAAATATGCACATCAGTTTCATTAGGGTcaccacaaaataaacaacttgtatTTATGTCTGATTTAAACTTTAGCTGGGtcccaaagtatacttcactTTTTACGCGTACAGTGCGCGTGACGCGAGTTTGGTCAGtctaaagatattttgtagtaATCAGTTATTCCACCAGGCGGCAACACGGTCCCAAttgtttcacagtagaaaaCGAAATCAAAGAGACGGAACAACAACTAAACAGCGGAGACCTCAGCAACAACATGCGCACAAATTGACAAGGGCTTGCGAtgttaataaattgtattttatttttttctaggaGGAACTCAATACAGTACTGAAATCATTACAGGAGAAactaaaacacaatgaaaaaatgaaaggaGAGTTTGAGAAAACAGTTCAACACATAAAGGTGAGAATGTTAAAATATCCAAAGTTCGTTAAAATTGTAGAAACTTGTAAGATGTGAAATGATTTCCTCATGAATTTAAAGTCCAGGAACTCTGACAAAACcagatgccatgcaacaaaacaattaatctggagaagagatcttcAAAGAGGGCAAACACCACCACCTCTATTGCTCATTTACAACCCccttcctccctccctctcctctcccctccctGCATCTCACTCCTTTCCCCCAAAAGATTCCACTAAAAGTTTGTATGAACTTAATAAGAAATAAGAATGTCCATATACTACATGTGTTACATCTTGTGAATATGTTCATTTTTccctttcatgtttggtattGTTCTAAAGGTCTCCGTGCaattggtaaaatggtctcaatttcacaCTTATATTACGAGGAAGATTGAAcacttttgtagaattgtgttttgctgctgaggggtgtgttttTCCTTAGGGTCGGGTGAGAATCTCAAGTCAGGTGTGACCTTTGGTCATGAGAtctcctgacaaaccaaaaggtctttatgtttttatgactgattggaagatttgtttgtgTTGGTCTGGGTATATAAGTGAAGTGACAAAACACTACGGGAGGATTCTGTGTTCAGAAGAaccccacactgtgtgtgagagtctctggAGCTTTGCCTCCAAATCTCTCACATGCTGTTGTGTGTCTCTCTGTGGTCAGGTATACAACTCCCACTTTTAGATTTATCTTTGAGtaattgatgttatgtatttatttaaactggaactgaatttaattctgaattgaattttcattgttaaactatgtaattggcatgatacatttttacctgacaaataaaacattatatttgattcattttagacTCTAAAATCCTTATTTCTAGTAGATTGTGAGGAGGCTGATGCTACCACAAATTACGACCAGGAGCAGTAGGCACATCACCTGAGACCTCCTGATTTCTGTCTATCACTAATGTTAGGAAGTTGTACGGGAGAAGACTAAagtaaactacactttttgtgaaGGCAAGCAGTAGGCGGCTGTCAAAAAGGGTATTAGTCACCTACAGACCTCTGACTCAGCATCAGACTGGCGTTTTTGTGATCGTGAGATCGGCATAATCGGCCGGCGCCAGACTCAAAAGAGGCATCCGGTCCCCAATGAACGAATAACTGAAAGTATAGCGAGTCCGAAATAATCAGAtatctaaattaatacataattgaTATTTGTGATCAGCCTAAAttaaacacctacattataACGATGATAtgaaattggagtcagattaaacacggagctaaattaaaattgaaactaaatgttaaattaagtgGATTTTGCAGAAGCGCTGTTAAAAGAccgaacatgcattaaaccttCAGCCAAGTCGCTGGACTGTGAATAAGTGAATAAGGATTAAATATCTAAACAATTTAAATCTTAACTATACAGTTTGCCAACAAACTTACTTAACGCATCCAAAGGACTATTCAAACACccacataatataatataaaggaTTACatatgattatttttgtaaatcattAGCATCAGTCTGCTTCTGGATGTCTGCATCTGAGTTTATCTCAGATCGGAATGTGATTGTGTTGATGTGTGTTGATTGAATTGAATGTGGTTTGATTTCAGTCTCAAGCTGAGCACACAGAGTGTCAGATTAAACAGCAGTTTGAGAGGCTTTATCAGTTTCtcagagatgaagaagaagctacaatcactgcactgagggaggaagaggagcagaagaagcagatgatgaaggagaagctggaggagatcaacagacacatctcagctctttcacacacaatcaaagACACGGAGGAGATGATGAAAGCCAGTGATGTCTGCTTTCTAAAGGTCTGATTTCAGatcattgattgattgattgaatgaTTGATTGAGTTGTTGATGATCAATggtgtgtttgttctgcaggAGTTTCCAGTCTCAATGGAAAGGTGAGTGATCTGCTGGTGTCtctggtctctctgcttctgatCCAAagccactgcagttctgactcctgAATGTTCTTCCAGAGTCCAGATCTCACAGCCGGATCCACAGACGCCTTCTGGAGCTTTGATTCATGTGCCACGTTACTTGGGCAACCTGCCGTTCAGAGTCTGGAAGAAGATGCAGGACATCGTCCAGAACAGTGAGTCTGACTGCAGGACATCtgagctcacacacacactggaaaTGATTGATGAGGTTCTTCACATAAACacatggatggatagatagatagagtctGGAGGTCTGAGCTGAGTTTGGTGTTTGTTAGGAGTAGTTACAATTATAAAATTTAGTCtcagaataaatataataattttttaagccAACATGAGTCAAACACAagagacaataaaaataaactatggTAAACCAATACACAGACTACAAGAGCCAATACGTTGAAGTTGATCAGATGCTGCTGAGATCATGCACACATGTACAGTTTTTCATCTGCAGCAAAAATAAGACCAATGAGACCAAATctcattgatttattatttattttccaaattatCACTTTATCTTGATATGACACAAATTCCTGAATCACATAcagtatttaatgtttattgttaATGCTGTTAAACACTGATGATAAATGAAACTAATAACAGAGGTTCAGTAGAAAGTCTGATGTGTTTGATCAACAGGACAAGTGTCATAATTCATAATCATCTGTGTTTGGTTCACTCTTGATCATTATATGAACATCAGAATAACAGCATCTGTTGATTGTGTCTCATCAGCTCCTGTCATTCTGGATCCAAACACTGCAAATCCATGGCTTGTCCTGACTGATGATCTGACCAGTGTGACAAACAGCAGGAACAAACAACCTTTTCCTGAtaatccagagagatttgaCTTCTATCCCTGTGTTCTGGGTTCTGAGGGTTTTAACTCAGGAACACACTGCTGGGATGTGGAGGTTAAGAAGAGTCAGCGCTGGTGTCTTGGACTGACTACAGCATCAAACCAGAGAAAGGGGTGTGATTTCTTCAACTCTTGTGTCTGGAGTGTGGAGTTTCATCTGTCCGGACGGTATTTAGGTTCTGGTTTTCGTGTGAAACGGAAGATTGACCATGTGAGAGTGAATCTGGACTATGACAGAGGAACAGTGTCATTATCTGATCCTGTAACTaacacacatctacacacattcacaaccacCTTCACTCACACACTCTTTCCATTCTTCTATTGTTTTGACTCTCTGAGGATCTTACCTTAGTCAGTAAATGTTACTCCAGTAAGtcgaattgcaaaaaaatatttggtgtGGTCAATTTCTTTTTACACAGTAAGTACAaaatttgtctcattttaaacaggtttttctttaattaaaaaatagctttattaaaataagcTGTTTTCCTTCTGGGGTCTGAAATGGAGATATTTTGGTCAATAATtgatcattaacatttttttgaatgtgtttttgtgctggcACCTTAGCTTGGCATGGATtaataaatatgacaataaaactgccagtagatggcagcaagtccctgttttaataaacaatttattgaatcattcaaatcaaatgatttcatTCAGTTAGAAATGAAACAAGTGAGTCTATCTGGACTATTGTTCACTGGCTATAGTACATTGCTTGTGCAATGAATATAAATCCATAACTCATGCAgggtattttttcttttattgcttGAATTATAAGGGAATTCTAACTGGATTATAATAGGCTTCATTACGCAGTGAATGCTTTTGGACTCTTAggacttgtttttgttttttgcaaagaTGACATACTTGATAATGACAGCTCTTGTATCATCTCTCAGTCCCTTACAGTCACACATACAGCACAATAAGTCTTTAAATTCTAATTGAGGAAATATCCCGTTGTTGTCCTCTTTTTAAATAACTTCAAAAGTTACACTTGAacaattttttatgaaaaacttTGAAAACTTGATTTAGCTTGTGTGCATCGTGTTACAGGACAGAGGTCTGATTAATCAAACACCATTATTTAGTTTGTAAAAATGCATAGTTTAATTTAATAGGGATATTAGATTAGATTTAGAATAATCTAAAGGGAATGGTAAGGGGAGATGGTGGTTTTACAGAGGGGAtgctttttacaatttatttcaaCCAGGGTGATGCCACCCCCTGTATCCTGCTCAATTCGAGCCCTGCTTGTAGATCTGGATCTTTTTCTGCTTTCATCATGTTTCCAATATGTAAGCCATTTGTCAGGGGTCAGCAAGTTTGGTATCTatctatttaataaattaattgactAGAAAGAACATAGTCAAaggataatttaataaatgaattgttAAAAATGCTACTAGAATTGCCTGTGACAGACTGCTTGAGTGTCTTTTGTAACTGGTAGTGAGCTGTCACTCCAGGGTATATACAGAAAtcatgttaaatttaaattttaagttaaatataatGCCTTTTAATGACAGTTTTAAGACTCTTTACATACATTCATTGCCACTTCCAGTTTAAGTGGTTACAAAGACAACACTTTAACTTACATTAACTATATATTGATTGCAGTGCTGGCCCATCCATCAGGCGAAACAGGCGGTCACCTAGGGCCCGCCTTAAGTGGAGGGTCCCGTGGTCGCAAGGTTGTCAGTTGGATAGGGATGGGACAATACATTGATTCCTGGATTAATTCTAAGATCTTCCGAATGCATTGCCGTTCTatttggaatcgattctgagcttagattttatcagcagatggcgctctaaTCTAGTGTTTATCCacacactcaaatgctcatgaaaaaGAGTGCTGAAGAGAATGTGCGTTCGGCTGAGTCATGCAATTTAACCTCtgctcagaatgcttttatgacgcgagattattgtaaacacaggccactgtgaacacccttgtaattcgcttcaaccttttcaaattgtataaacgattattttaggttcaagtgcgtGTAAGGTTTctgtgccatctgctgttcaaaactaaaCTCAGAATCGATTTGAGAAAAAATCGCGGTGTTCGGAAAATCTTGACTCgattctgaatcatttctccATTCGCGTTGCAATGATGTATCGTCCCATCCCTACAATTGGATTTTTAGGTACGTTCGACTTGAAGTGGCGCTGCGCAGAAAGATCCGTGTTTAAAATCAAAGTACCGCAAGAGCTATAGAGCGCAGACAGCTCTGCATGCTTTCAACTCGCTCTCGCGGTATTTTAATGTCATACACGGTCAGTGTTCGCAGCGTAATTTCAAGCCACACGCACCTTTTGAACGATATGAAGATCGCAACTGGCGAGTAATTGTTTTCGTGTATTTTAGATGTGACCGGGCAGTGTACATGGAatcttttgtatttcttttatttctgtgtatttattttgattattctAATTTGCATGATTTTTCGGCAGTTTTGTTACCGGATGATCAACGATTTATGTCTGTCTGGTGTTTTCTCATTTATCTTCAGGTGTGGTGTATTATTGTTTGTGTAATTTTATGTTCTTCATGTTTACAAAAGCATAACAAAAAAGAGGCTGAGTTCATAATCACGTCAAAGTCATGTGTTGATTGTAAAGTCTTCAGTTCAAGACAAGCTGTTGAGATGAATGGCCGTTTTGTTACCGGATGAGCAACAATTCATGTCTGTCTGGTGTTTTCTCATTTATCTTCAGTCTTTCTAGTAAATAAACTACATGGATGAACTCAGCAAACTGTCTGTGTGTGATCTTTTCCGGGAGAATTGAACATGAGAACCAGAAGGGGGTTACATTTGCATGGGTTTGAGTCTGTTTACAAACCATGCagggcccgtattcacaaaacattttgtctcaCCAATAAGTGTTTTCCTAAATAGCAGTACATGTTTTTAGTtaagagttttctcttaaaacctattcacaaagctgctgagacaaacttttactaaggaatagagagaagtcttaagctAAGAGTAAGGGCATGGTTGACCTCGTTACTTCTGATGATGTCAGCAAGCTTACTAACTATgcacatagtaataataatttcactCCTACAATAGCACAACTAAACTGTCTTAGTTTGTGATAACTCCTTATCGATGCAACATAATTCAGAAGGGTGGGAACAAAGCACAAGAGAATTAATAATTGAGTGACTAACCCAATGTAAAGTTAATTAGAACGAGAAACTCAAAAAAAGAATTAGACCAATACACAAAACAACTGACAAAGCTTAGTAAAGAGGGAAAATAAAGCTCTCTGAGCTAACGGGACAATGAGTTCACACAGTAtgttcaaaatatgtatttgtaacATCAACTCTAATACCTGTCTGCAAACCATAGCTGTTTTGAACACTTCTCATGACAAACCCCTGAATGTGACAAGCAGTTTAGCTGAAACTCCAGACGCGGATAACATGACGCCACAGCCATTCAGAAGTGCAAAATTGCACTGCACTCCCCACGAAATGGCGAGTTTATAatgtaattcataaatattaaacctttttaacattgttaaaactaaatattgagtgACTGACATCATCTTTTATATAGAAAACACTTGTTGGTTCACGGTTATAACatgtttgcttatttattttcaagatctgaggtaaactatttttgctttcagtatggctataaatgtcaagcaaaatgatattcaaactcacaCTAGACACTTTTAGTATTGAATGAAGCACAGGgctcatcggatgcccatttccacaagttgatatgattctttagggacttaacgaaaagtctataatatactttggttaaaaattctcaatgcaTTGcgtaaaacaacatcctttttaccttgtcaaaatgagctctgcaaaatttATCCTTTTCTGATccaggttgctttaaatgttaatgagctctgctcgccccgcccctctcttctctccgtGCAGTGACAAGCTGTTTacttgatttgatttgaaaaaggggatattatttttacagattcattaaaaatctccgcatggatttttatcattatagggtagatttgtgcatacactgccaacacacattaatgttcaaacaacatgtaaaagtgaacttagcatccgatgaccactttaaatgtgtcatagtttgtgttgttgttgtagcTGCAACATTGCAGAAATAGAAACCAtttctaaaatagaattttCATGTGATGCCATTCGGGCTATAggacaaaaacttattttatcaCGTGTCGTGGCTTTGCGTAGTAGGCTATGGCAAGAACACAAGAAGTGCTAATACAAAGTTTCAAACATTGAATAGTACGTTAGAACATATTTGCATAAAAGCAGGATGCAGCTCAGGGAAGAGATGTGTTCAGTAGCATGGATAAACATATCTGAACATCCAATTTGTTTAACAGACAAGCATGCGTCAAAGTAAActagttgagggaaaaaaagaggtCTGGCTGTGTTCTATATGActcattcaaatattcaaatttttgaCACATATTGCTCATTTGGGTGAGCACATAACATCATTTGTTTATTACTCTGAACACAAGCCTTTTTCACTGTTCTTCTTCATTTGTGTGTTTGCccaaatattttctgtttgctGGTCATTATTTGTGTGTTCATTTGAATGTGCTGTAGAGTGGAGAATCTGTACATTTAGGAAGAGTGGGGACGGTTGCAACGAGGGGCAGTTGCAACATGGCTTATTTCTTCAAGCAGGAATACAGTTATGAAATTAATACTGCACATGTTTTATTGGCCCCTCATCCTTACTGGAAGAAATCAGCCACATGTGACCAttcatttgacaaaaaaaataaaaaataataataaaataataataataataataatacattttctgaaatgtttgtgtgatgcacataacattttaatcagtgttttatgagCTTCTAATATTGTGTCAAGCTAATATACCAAGTTTTATTACAGCTATCAGTGTAAGTGTTGTCCCTTACCACAACATTGATTTAAAAGCTTGCCATATTCAATAGCTATCTCTCCTTTTTTATAGTTAAGTGAATAGGTTAAAAATCTGCTTGTTACTTGagaatgtttttctgtttacttTTCTTTGGTTTTATACAGCCAATTTACCTTATTGAAGATCCTGtctgtacacaaataaaataataataaaaaaaactgcagaatgatatttaagaatgatttaattacattttaataattgtttcaaCTGTCCCCTGTCTGTTATCATATGTACACATGTTGCAGCAATGTGGGTGAGTAGAGACAGATGTGGcttaatagttttaaaattttGGCTTTCTAATACAAACAATCTCTGAGAAGCTTAAGGAAATGCTTGAAGTGTTGCAACCGTCCCCACTCTCTCCTACTGTATTTCCATAGCGGCTTTGCAGGAAAAATCCACCTCAGCATTTACACTTTCTATTCTTATCATTTGTTTGACGTGTTCTTTCAGCTTTGACACTGTCTGTGTACAGTAGTATGCTTCTGCACCCCAAAACACTATTTAAGATGCATTCTGTGTCCTGAAAATGCACTTCTTCATGACAACACCTGAGTTTAGCCTGTCTTAAAGAAGGCCTATCCACACCATAGAGCCACATGGAGCACTTATGGATGATGGACGCACTGTATAggtagggtgaccacctgtcccACTTTGCGTTGTACagcacagcattttcaccccttgtcTCACACatcgcatattgagaaaatgtcccatattttcatcagtcttttttttattaagaaacGTTAATgcaattttctctttttaagaaagcgtatttatttattctttttgggCATAGTTTCCGTGCAAAGAATGCACGGACCTCATCAAGTCATCTGGCACCACCGATGGAAATGGCCGAGCACACATGTAAAAATCTCTTCTCTCGTAGGTGGATTCTCTTAATTCTCAATAAAAAAAGATGCACTTTCTCTCGCTTCCATGTATGCGCTCAGAAACATTAATCAGCGCATATGACAACGGCTGCaatcagtatttacataatGTATTTACCTCACATGTGTCCCACATTGTCCCGCAAAATCACATATATGTCCCGCAACAGATCTATTGGCGGGTGGTCACCCTATGAATAGGGCtacaaagcttggaagagccagaatattttttaataaagtcagGTTGtgttcgtctgaaagaagaaagtcatatacacctaggttAGTAAGTGATAGGGTGCTTTCTTTGGTTACTCCTTTTTGTAACAATAGCTTTCAGTCAGAAGAAGATTGCATCAGGTGCTTCCCAGCCTTCCTTGAATGTTTCGACCCCTACCACAACACTCTCCAGTTGGTGGGTTGGCAGTGGTGGCAAAGTCACTGTCCATCTGCTCCTGGTTTCTagctttctttctctctcttgctcCATATCCAGACTGAAGTTTTTCAGCCTCCTCTCCCATCCTATGAGCAGCATGTTTTTTGCTCTTCTCGTCCATGCCTAAAGCTGATGCCATACTGATTTGGCAGGAAAGCCTCTACAACTTCTTTCCACAGGAAACAGCCATTCCTGCTGTCCTTTATCTTTACACTCCTAAATTAAAGGCTGATACTTCAAGGCTTTCCTCTTCTAAGCCTCCTCACAGACTTAGCACGACTCTGTATTGTGCCACCTTGAACTCCTCCACAACATATGACGGAGGACCCACCGAAAGACGGCAATGCCAGATGTCTAAACAACGTTAAAATTTGGTTGAAAAGTGAAAGGTGAAAAGATGTCTATAAAAAGATGCCCAAATTACGtctaaatgcggttgtaaagtgaaagttaaaaagaaatctttttcaGGCCAAATTTCAACTGTAAATTCATgattatatttacattcataattatcaaaataagacaattcaCAAAAGAGTACCAAAAGATTTATTGACACATTAAATGTatctttaatgtaaaataacactttCTTGATCACATTTTGAGCCTGCATTTGACCAAACATActataaaaacagtaacattatgAAATCTAACTACCAAAAATGGTTGCTTTGCATATGAATACATTGTGAAACATAATTTAATCCTGTGAACTAAATTGTCAGCAtaattaccccagtcttcagtgtcacatgatccttcagaaatcattctaatatgatttgctgctcaagaaacttttctgATTTTCATCATGATggtaaacagttgtgctgcccagtatttttgtggaaaccatttttttttttttttttttagtattttttgaattaaactttcaaaagagcagtatttatttgaaactgatttttcaaatcaataacctttaaaatattgaaaaatattcataaaacagaACAATGACCAATTATGACCACATATGAACATATTTCTCCCAACAAtgtaaattttgtcattaaaggagaagtccatttccagaacaacaattcacaaataatatactcacccccttgtcattcaagatgttcatgtctttctgtcttcacttgtaaagaaattatggtttttgaggaaaacattttaggatttttctccatataatggacttcattggtgccccgattttgaacttccaaaatgtagtttaaatgcagcttcaaaggctctaaatgatcccagccgaggaagaagtgtcttatccaGAGAAACGATTGGCTCTAGGAAGCGcattcacgtactattgaatcaggtcgaaaggtcacgcgaaACCACAGCCCCGGTGTTTACAAAGCCaatgtgcaaagactaagaaagtgcaagtaagttaaacgctgtttacaaacaaaaaggtacaatgatgtcggatgattctgaagttgtaggagaaaataacacagagttttttgacatactctacctttctgagccggagtacacagacaatgaacttgtggtgattcaaAGACGTGATACGTAGTAGTGacgggaagtttgg
It contains:
- the LOC127161291 gene encoding E3 ubiquitin-protein ligase TRIM35-like isoform X2 — translated: MDSLSVEELSCPVCCEIFKNPVVLSCSHSVCNECLQQFWRIKKTQECPVCRRRCSKDEPPVNLALKNLCESFLKKRNESRSSGSEEICSLHSEKLKLFCLEDKHPVCLVCVNSQKHDNHKFRPISEVVSSYKSQAEHTECQIKQQFERLYQFLRDEEEATITALREEEEQKKQMMKEKLEEINRHISALSHTIKDTEEMMKASDVCFLKEFPVSMERVQISQPDPQTPSGALIHVPRYLGNLPFRVWKKMQDIVQNTPVILDPNTANPWLVLTDDLTSVTNSRNKQPFPDNPERFDFYPCVLGSEGFNSGTHCWDVEVKKSQRWCLGLTTASNQRKGCDFFNSCVWSVEFHLSGRYLGSGFRVKRKIDHVRVNLDYDRGTVSLSDPVTNTHLHTFTTTFTHTLFPFFYCFDSLRILP
- the LOC127161291 gene encoding E3 ubiquitin-protein ligase TRIM35-like isoform X1; the encoded protein is MDSLSVEELSCPVCCEIFKNPVVLSCSHSVCNECLQQFWRIKKTQECPVCRRRCSKDEPPVNLALKNLCESFLKKRNESRSSGSEEICSLHSEKLKLFCLEDKHPVCLVCVNSQKHDNHKFRPISEVVSSYKEELNTVLKSLQEKLKHNEKMKGEFEKTVQHIKSQAEHTECQIKQQFERLYQFLRDEEEATITALREEEEQKKQMMKEKLEEINRHISALSHTIKDTEEMMKASDVCFLKEFPVSMERVQISQPDPQTPSGALIHVPRYLGNLPFRVWKKMQDIVQNTPVILDPNTANPWLVLTDDLTSVTNSRNKQPFPDNPERFDFYPCVLGSEGFNSGTHCWDVEVKKSQRWCLGLTTASNQRKGCDFFNSCVWSVEFHLSGRYLGSGFRVKRKIDHVRVNLDYDRGTVSLSDPVTNTHLHTFTTTFTHTLFPFFYCFDSLRILP